The genome window ATTATTTCTATCCATATGCATCGTATAATGGTGGTGCAGACTTTCCAGATAATTCAACTTGGAATGTTTACAAGAATAATGGAGGAATGTTGTCGAGAGCAGATTGGCGTCGTCAAAATGTGAATACAATTATTGAGCGTATTTATAAAGAAATCAAAGCAGAAAAACCTTTTGTAAAATTTGGTATTAGTCCTTTTGGAATTTGGAAACCAGGATATCCTGCTGGAATTACAGGTTCTTCGCAATATGATGAATTGTATGCAGATGCAAAATTATGGTTGAACAAAGGTTGGGTTGATTATTTTTCGCCACAATTGTATTGGCCAATTAATTCGACAGGACAAAGTTTTCCGAAATTATTAGAATGGTGGAAATCAGAAAACACACATAATCGTCATCTTTGGCCAGGTTTGAATACTGTAGAAGTGAAAGTTTCGGATAGAACAACTGAGATTACAAATCAGGTAAAAATGGCTGGAGAAATTTTACAAAACAATGTGGGTGTTATTCACTGGAGTATTGCTGGATTAACGAAAAATCCTTCGATGTTGAGTTATCTGAAAGAAGGTCCATACAAAGCTAAAGCTTTGGTGCCAACTATGAATTGGATAAAAGCAGATCGTTTGGTAAAACCAAGTTTGACTGTAAATATGAAAGCGTCAGAAGTTGTGATGAATTGGAATGATTATAAAATGAATTCAAATGTTTCGAAATGGATTTTATACACACGTTACAACAACGATTGGGAAACGTCTATTTTGGATAAAACCAAAACAAACCAAACAATTTTGAAACACAAAGATGGTAAAAGTTTAACAGCAGTTGCACTAAAAGCTGTCGATCGTTTAGGAAACGAAAGTGATTACGTTGCTCAAAAAATTAATTAAGAATTGAATTTCTCTCAATATAAATCCTCAACATAAGTTGAGGATTTTTTTATTTTTTTCTCTTTAAAATATAATAAAGCGCATCGTTATCATTTTCTTTTGATGTGTAGGCAAACTGAAATTCATATCCGTTTTCAGACATAAAATTCAACGCATCAATCATCGAATTGAATTTCACTGAAATTCCGCGTTCATCTTTTATTTTCAAACCATTTTTCAGTGAAAAAGATTTGGTTTCTTGTCCAAAATCCAATCGAATATTCATTTTTGTACTCAAACCTCGCCCAGTTCCAATAATCTGTACATAATCAACATTGATATCTTTAATCGGAACATCATTTACAGTTTGCGCAACCGAAAAATTACCGATGAATAATCCCAAAATAAGTGCTAATTTTTTCATAAGTTTTAAATTTTGATAAAGATATTTATTTTCGAATGAAAGAAAAAAGCTGTTTCAAAAGACTAAAATTAGTCATGTCATTTCGACGCATGGAGAAATCTGTAATTTAGATTTCTCATTTCACTACGTTTCATTCGAAATGACATTTTTGAAACAACTTTCTTAATTATATTATTTCAATCCCCAATCAACAGCAAAAACAGCTTGTAAAGCTGCAGTTTCAGTACGGAAACGTTGATGTCCAAGACTAATTCCTGTAAAATTATGATCTTCTGCAGCGAAAATTTCATCTCTCGAAAAATCACCTTCAGGACCAATCATAATCAAAATTTTCTGCGGATTATTTTCCAAAACTGTTCGTAAAGGCGTACGTTCAATATCCGCTTCGCAATGCGCAATACATTTCGTGAAACCTTCAAAATCCTGTTTGATAAATTCATTGAATTTTGTCAAATCATTTACTTTTGGCAAATACGCTTTCAACGATTGTTTGGTTGCAGATTGTACAATTTTTTCAATTCGCTCGATTTTAATATTTTTTCGTTCCGAATGAAAAGTCTGTAAAAAAGTAATTTCGTCAATACCAATTTCGGTTGCTTTTTCCAAGAAAAATTCCAAACGTTCCATTGTTTTTGTTGGCGCAATTGCAACATGTAAATAGTAATTTTTCTGTTCGAAATTTACTTTTAAATCAACAATTTTTCCTTCAACTGCTTTTTTAGAAATCGACGTAATTTCAACTTGAGCCAAATTTCCTTTTCCATCCGTCACATGAACCAAATCGCCTTCATTTCCGCGCAAAACTTTCGCAAAATGATGACTTTCTTCTTCGTTCAGGATAGCTGTTTCGTGATGAATTTCTCCAAAAAATAATTTCATTAAATATGGTATTTAGCCACAGATTTCGCTGTGTTTTTTGTAAATAACTCTTGATCAAATTTTAAACTTCCAACCATTGCAATCATCGCTGCATTATCTGTTGTATAAGCAAATTTTGGAATAAAAGTTTTCCAACCAAATTCTGTTTCTCCATCTTTTAATCGTTGACGAATTTCAGAATTAGCCGAAACTCCACCTGCAATCGCAATTTGTTTAATTCCAGTTTCGTCCGATGCTTTTTTTACTTTTTCCATCAAAATATTAACGATAGAATGTTGAATAGAAGCGCACAAATCGTCAATATTTTCTTCAATAAAATTTGGATTCGTTTTGACTTCTTTCTGAATAAAATATAAAATTGACGTTTTGAAACCGCTAAAACTAAAGTTTAAACCATCAATTTTTGGTTTTGCAAATTTGAATTTTGTAGGATCTCCAATCTTAGATTTTTTGTCAATAATTGGACCTGCAGGATAAGGTAAATTTAAAATTTTACCTGCTTTATCAAAAGCTTCACCAGCTGCATCATCAATTGTTTCACCTAAAATTTCCATCTCAAAATAACTGTTGATTTTCACGATTTGTGTATGTCCACCAGAAACAGTCAAACATAAAAATGGAAAAGTTGGTTTTTCGTCGTTGGCATCTTCAATAAAATTTGCCAAAATATGTGCTTGCATGTGATTAACCTCAATCAACGGAATATCCAATGATTGACTGAAAGATTTCGCAAAACTTCCGCCAACCAAAAGCGAACCCATCAATCCTGGACCACGTGTATACGCGATTGCTTTAAGTTCTTCTTTATTAATATTTGCCTGTTTTAGGGCTTGATCTACGACGGGAACAATATTTTGTTGATGTGCTCTCGAAGCTAATTCTGGTACTACGCCACCATATATTTCGTGAATTTTTTGGCTTGCTACAACATTAGAAATAATTTTATTTCTGTCAATAATTGCTGCGCCTGTATCATCACAAGAAGATTCTATGGCTAAAATGTAGTTTTTATCGCTCATAATTCCTTGTAGAATAAAATTTATAACTTATTTTTACCCTGCAAATATCGTAAATTTAAACCATTGAAAATAGTCAGACGAATAGGAAGATTTTTATTGTCGTTGATTATACTCGTTTTAACCCTTGTTTTAACAGTAGCAATCGCAATACAAATCCCTGCGGTACAGACAAAAATAGCTCACTTTGCCTTAGAAAAATTAAATAAATCGTTGAACACGCAAATGTATGTGGATTCGGTGGATATTGATTTTTTTGGAACAATATATTTCCATGGCGTTAAGATAAAAGATGATCATAAATATGATTTTATTAAATCGAAAACTTTAGAAACAACGATAAATGTCTGGTCACTTATACCAGGAATCAAAAAAGATCACATTGATTTGAGTGAAGTGAAATTGATTCAGCCCGAAATTCGTGTGATTACGTACAAAGGCGATTCGATTTCCAATTTTATCAAATTTGTGAACGGTTTTAGTTCTGATAAACCAAAAGATCCGAAAAAGATTTTCAAATTGGATGGAGATTTTATTTTGGAAGACGGTAAAGTTTCAATTGTTAATCAAAATTCTGGGAATATCTGGTTGGATTCAAAACAGTTGAACATGACTGTAAAAAAGTTTCGATTAGTTGATTCTGATATTACGGCTGATTTAGAAAACTTCTGCTTTGTTGCGACAAAAAATAAAGAAACGTATAACGTACAAAACTTTACAGGAAAAGTTCATTATTCGAAAAAAGAAATTCGAGTTGGGAATTTGAATTTGAGAACGGATACGTCTGTTTTGAATGGAAATTTATTGTTGAGTTACGATGAACCCTCGGATATGAGTGACTTTGAAAATAAAGTTCGTTGGGATGTTTTTTTTGATCGAGGTTCTAAGATTAACTTTAAAGAAATTCGTTATTTCACACCTTTATTTGATAAAAATTCGTCAGTAGATTTATATGGAAAGGTAAATGGAACGCTGAATAATTTGACTTTTTCTGATTTCGAATTAAAAGGTGAAGATAATTATGTTGGAGCTTCTCGCTTACAATTGCAAGATGTTTTGCATGGTTCTTTGTTAAATTTTTCGACAAGAAATGTAAAAATTAATACATCATATCAAAAAATAACAAAATTACTTCCAACCTTTGTTTCGAAGAAAATTCCAAATATGTTGACACGTTTTGGAAACCTAAATTATCGTGGAGATATTTTGTTAAATCCAAATGAAATTCATGCGAATGGTTACGCCATTTCTGGACTTGGAGATGCTGATATTAAAGCGCAAATCAAGAATTATAAAAATGTAAAAGCCTTAATTTATAAAGGTACTTTAGATGCGAAAAACTTAAATCTTCGTCAATTAACTAATGCAAAAGATTTGGGTTATGTAAGCGGGAAGTTTAGATTTGATGGAAGAGGAACAGATTTGAAAAATATCAATTTAAATCTGGATGGAACACTTCGTTATATGGATTTGATGGGCAAACGTTATCAAAATATTACGGTTGACGGTTTGGTTAAAAATTATCAATTCAATGGCTTGTTCGATATCAAAGATCCAAATCTAAATGCGCAATTGAAAGGTAAAATTAACTTTAGTGGAAAACCTTATGATTTTGATTTTACTTCGAATATTCGTCAAATTAATTTAGATTTTCTTGGAGTTACAAAAAATCTAAATGCAATTGTACGTGGCGATGTTGAAGGGAATTTTAAGTTGACAAATATTAATGATTTCAGAGGAAATATTGATGTCAAAAATCTTTACTTCCGTTCGAAAAAAGATACGTTAGAATTGTCACATGTCATGTTGAATTCTCAAATAAATGGTTCGCATAAAATCATGACTTTGGATGTTCCTAATTATATGCGCGCTACAGTAGATGGTCGCTATAATATTACGGAAGTTGCCAATGTTATCAATAATTCGCTTGTAGATTTAGTTCCATCTTTCCGTCATAAAAAAGTTTCACCAAATCAGGCTTTTTCGTTTGATGTTTATGTGCAAGAAAATTTATTACAATATATCGATTCATCGATTTCGATTGAGCCTGATACGCATGTAAAAGGTTATATTGATGGTACGAAAAATCAGTTGGAAGCGACTTTGGATACGCCTGGAATTAAATATGCAGGAATTCAATTGTTCCAATCTAATGTTAATCTAAATACTATTGCGGAGTTGCCAACGTTGAATGCGAAGATTGATAGTTTGAAAGTAAGTGGTGTAACGATTAATGCAATTAACGTAAATTCGATTCCGAAGAATGATACAATGATTGTCAAAACAGATTTTAATATTGGTCGAAAAAATCCAATTTTATTTAATCTGAATCTTTTTCATACAGTTCAGAATAATAATGATTTGATTTTTGGATTTTCACCTTCAACAATTCAAATTGATTCGACACAATGGACAATTAATCATTTGAATGATGCAAATTCGAATCGTGTAATTTTTAATCGAATCAATAAATCATTAAAAGTTGAAGATTTATCATTAGAATCAGAAGAACAATATTTAAAAGTAAGTGGTTTATTTAATAACAATGTAGATTACAATTTCAATGCTGATTTTAAAGATTTGCATTTAGAAAAAATCATTCCTAAAACATTATTGAATAACCTAAAAATTGTCGGTATAGCAAACGGTAAAGTAGATATTATTCGTACAAAAGAAAAACTTGAACCAACGCTTGAAGCTAAAATTGATAAGTTAGGTTTAAATGATTTCGAGCTTGGTAATTTGACTTTACAAGGAGGTTATAATGTAGCGGATAAACAATTTAATTTTGAAACAAGTTTACAGAAAGAACAAATTCAATCGTTGGTTGCTTATGGTAATATTATCAATAAACCAACAGGTCCTGAGGTTGATGTAGATGCCAATTTTGATGAGTTTCACATCGATTTCTTAGAAGGATTCTTAAAATCTGTTTTCTCTAATATGCGTGGAACGTTATCTGGTGATTTAAAAATTACTGGACCAATTGATTTGCCAAATCTTAGCGGAAATATGATAGCAAAAGATCTTGGTTTGAAAGTGAATTTCTTAGGAACTGATTATTTATTTGAAGGAGAAAATGAATTGCTTGTTTCGAAACAAGGAAAAGGACAAGGGATTATTATGTTGAATGATATTGCGTTCAAAGACACAACATTCAATACAAAAGGAAAAGTTGATGGAGCAATTCTTTTCCGCAACTTATCTAAATGGGGTCTCAACTTAGATTTCGATACGCAAAATTTATTGGTGATGAATACATCTATAAAAGACAATGAACTGTTTTATGGAAAAGTATTTGCCAAAGGAAATGTCTCTATGTTTGGTGCGGTAGAGGAGTTGGAAATTGCTGGTGATGCGACTGTTGTAGGGAATTCTGAATTGACAATTAATACAGGAAGTACAACAATTGAGTCAGAAAATAACTTGGTACGTTTTGTTCCTAACCAACATTTAGACGAAAAATCTAAAAATAATGAACCGCATGCGCCAAAAGGAATGTCGATAGATGTCAACATTAATGCGTATCCAAATGCAATGGTGAATTTGATTTTTGATGCAGCTACAAACGATAAAGCGACAGCGCGTGGTACAGCAGAAAATCTTAGATTCTTAATGAATAAAGCAGGATTGAGTATTACAGGTGTATATAATATAGAAAGTGGAACATATGAGTTTAGACAATTTCCGCTGATTCCGAAAGATTTTAAAATCAAAAAAGGATCTTCTGTGCAATTTGCAGGAAATCCGCTCGATGCAACGCTTAATATTACAGCTGAATATCAACGTTCGGTATCAAATGTTGGAGATTATTTAGGTGTAGGATATTCGCAAATTTATGATGCTCTCTTATCAATTAATATTTCCGAAACGTTGAAGAAACCTATTATCGATTTTGGATTAACAATTCCTAATGCAGGTTCGGATATCAATTCGCAGTTACAATCAAAATTCCGTTCAAATACAGAAGAACAGATGCTTCAGTTTAGTTATATCTTATTGACAGGTAAATTTGGTGACGCATCGGCTGTTCAGTCTGGTGTAACGAGTACAGCTGCTGATATTGGTTTATCGACAATTGCGGGCATGTTATCATCTATTGCGAATAATGTAGATATACAAATGGAGTACGTTGGTGGTAGTGCACAATCGGAGACAAATGATAAAATTAGAACTTCGGTTTCATATCGCGTTAATAATCGTTTAAGTTTGCGTGGTTCGTATGGAATTGCGGTTACAAATAATAGAAATGTACAAGAGAATTTCGATGGTAATTTTGATATTTCCTACGATATTTCAAAATTAAATAATGGATCTTTGGTCCTAAAAGCATTTACAAAACCTACAACTTTCGGTTTGTTACCTGGAATGGAAAATAACTTGAATCAAAGTTTCGGAGTCGGAATTCAATACAACAAAAGTTTCGATACGTTTAGAGGTTTCTTAGGTTTAGATGAAATTAAAAAGAAAACTAAAGCTAAAAAAGAAGAGCAACCACAAGAAAGATTTGATTCGATTGTACTTCCGAAACAGTTTAAAAGTGAGGAAAGAAGAATAGATTCTACCCGTCAAACTACAAAAGATACGGTCAAAGTTACGTATCAAAAAACTACTCAACCTAAGGTGGAACAAAAGCGTCGCGGCTTAGTCAAAATTAAATAAAAAAAAATGAGTTTATTGTGGTTAGACAATAAACTCGCGCAAACAAACAAAAGTGATTAGTTCTTTCTTTTTTGAACTATTATTACAACAAAAGTAAAATATTAAATAAATCATTAAAAAATATTTTGAAGTTTGTTTGTTTTATTTATAATTTTGCTAAAAATTAATTCGATTTTTTATTAAAATAATAATAATAATCAAAAATTAGGAAAATGAATTACATAATTGATGATGTTGATAAGAAAATTTTGATGTATTTGATTGACAATACAAGAATGCCATTTACAGAAATTGCAAAGAAAATGAATGTTTCTGCTGGTACTATTCACGTACGTGTCAAGAAATTAGAGGAGGCTGGAATCATCAAAGGAACTACACTAATTACAGATTATGATAAAATGGGTTATCAGTTTGTTGCGTATGTAGGATTGTTACTTACAAAAACAAACAAAACTCAGAAAGTGATAGATGAATTATATAAAATTCCTAACGTAACAGTGGTTCACGTTGTGTCTGGGAAATATAATATTTTCTGTAAAATTCGTGCAAGAGATACTTCTGATGCGAAAGATGTTATCTACAAAATTGATCAAATTGATGATGTATTGAGAACAGAATCTATGATTTCGTTAGAAGAATCTTTCAACGATAAAAATAGATTGATGCATTCAATTTTTCATTAAAAATAATTTCAATTTATTAATCATCCCACAAAATGACAGACGAAGAAAAAGAAAAATATTTTCAGGTCGCTCTATGTTCAAGTCTCGTACTTTTCGGGTTTGATGGAGAAGATCTCAAAATATTGGTGTACAAAAAACTAAACGATCCTTTCAAAGGAGCATTGGTTTTGCCAGGAAAATATATTGCGCCAACGGTAAGTAACGATCAAGCAATTCACGAATTATTGATTGAGAAAATTGCTTACGATGAGCATCAAACATATATTGAACAATTGAAAGCCTTTACAAAAGTTTTTCGTAATCCATTAGGACGTGTTGTAAATGTTGCTTACTATGCTTTGGTTAAATTGACGCCTCAAATAGAGGAAAAAGTGAAAACACAAGGTGGAGAATGGTTTCCTTACGATCGCGTTCCGGATTTAGCTTTTGATCACAATGAAATTGTAAAATATGCAAAAGAACGTGTAAAACGTCGTGTGAAGCGTCGTCCAGTTGGGTTTAACTTACTTGGAGATGAGTTTACAATTGCACAATTACAAAGTTTGTATGAAAAAGCCTTGAATCGTGAATTGGATAAACGTAACTTTAGAAAGAAAATCTTTAACTCAAATTTAATTATCGAAACAGGTAACACAACAGATCCTAAACAACATCGTAAAGTATCTAAATTGTATCGTTTTGATGAAGAAAAATACGAAAAATTGAGTTTGAAAGGATATGATTTCTTATTTTAAAATAAAGCTATGACAGATCAAAAAGTAGAACAAAATCAAGAACGTGACGACATTTTTGACACAAAAGTTTTAATGTCGGATAATACCAAAACAAAAGATTTGAAACACGAAGGAAACAAAACATCATTCCTTTTCAAGTCAATGATTTTTATAATGGTTTTCTTGATTTTGAGTATTCTTTATCGTGGTTATCAATTATTGGTGACAAATGATTATTTGTTCCGCCAAATGATGAACGAAGATGCACCAGAAATGCCAAAATGGTATCCAATTGCAACGCTTGTTTTAGGAGTTATTGCATTAATTGGTATCTTTTTAGTGAAATCTTACAAAAGAATTGGTGTATATATGGTTGTAACATCATTATTTGTGTCAGCAGCAATGCAGCCCGAATTTATGGCAGATGGAACACTTTTTACCATGTTTACATTGTTTGTGTTTATAGGTTATGGTTTAGCGATTATCTATCCATATTGGCACAAGTTTAAATAAAAACTTAATAAAGTATAGAAAAGAGGTTACAATTAGTTGTAACCTCTTTTTTTGATGCTGAATTATTTGTATTAATATCATTCAATATGAATATTTTAAGCTTATTAATTGTTTAAGTTGATAAAAAAACTGCTTAAATAAAGCGAATATGAGAATTTAACGGCTATATTTGTCTTGTGTGGAAAAAATATAAATTAAAAGTACAAAATGGATTGTATTTCAGTATTTGATATGCTCAAAATTGGCGTTGGTCCTTCAAGTTCGCATACTTTAGGTCCTTGGCGCGCTGCAGAAGCTTTTCTGAAAGAATTGGAAGCTGCATCTATCTTTAATAAAATTACTAAAGTTCGTGTAGATTTGTATGGCTCTTTATCGCTTACAGGTAAAGGACATGCAACTGATTATGCAGTAATGTTAGGGCTAAGCGGTGCTGATCCTGAATATATTCCTGTTGATGATATCTCGAATATTATTAATACGATCAATACAAATAAACAATTAAATTTTGGAAATAAATTTTTAATTGATTTTAATCCCGAAACTGATATCGTTTTCAATCGTGAATTTTTATCTTTTCACGCTAATGGAATGATGTTTACAGCTTTCTATGAGAACGAAGAATTTTCTTCTACGTTTTATTCGATAGGAGGAGGATTTATTACAAAAGAGGATGATAGTGCTACCAATACAGATGTCACTTGTGCCTTTCCATATTTATTTAATACATCAACAGAGTTATTAGAATTTTGTTCGAAAGAAAATAAATCGATTTCTGAAATCATGTTTGAGAATGAAAAAACAATCCGAACTGAAGATGAAATTCACCACGAATTAATGCGTGTTTGGAATACCATGTTAGAGTGTATGTACATTGGTTGTCATACAGAAGGTATTTTACCAGGCGGATTGAACGTGAAACGTCGTGCTTACGATATGCACAAGAATTTGGTTGGAACAACACCTTATTCTAATCCACAAGAATGGATTGCTTCAATCCGAAAAACCAAAGTATATTTTCGTCAAATTTTGAAATGGGTAAGTTGTTTTGCTCTTGCTGTTAATGAAGTAAATGCTTCATTAGGTAGAGTAGTAACAGCACCAACAAACGGAAGTGCAGGAGTTATTCCAGCAGTTTTGATGTATTATTTGGTGATCGAAAATCATAAAGCTGGTCAAAAAGAGATTGAACAATTCTTAACAACAGCAGGAGTTATTGGTTCTATCTTTAAGAAAGGAGCAACTATTTCTGCAGCAATGGGAGGTTGTCAAGCTGAGATCGGTGTATCTTCGGCTATGGCTGCAGCGGCATTATGCGAATTAATGGGAGGAACTCCTGCGCAAGTAACGATGGCTGCCGAAATTGCAATGGAACATCATTTAGGTTTAACATGCGACCCGATTGGAGGTTTGGTTCAAATTCCTTGTATCGAACGTAACACAATGGGAGCGATTAAAGCGATAAATGCGGCAGAATTAGCATTGGATACAGATCCGTTGACTGCGAAAGTTCCGTTAGATAAAGTCGTAAATACGATGTGGGAAACTGCAAAAGATATGAATAATAAATACAAAGAAACTTCTGAAGGAGGTTTGGCAGTTGCTGTAAATATTGCAGACTGTTAGTAATTTATTCATTATCAATAAAATAATATTATGTGTATTAATTGTAAGGATTATGAATGTGTGTTGTGTATTTCAAAAATAATCCTTACATTTGCACAGCCTTTTAGAGTTAAGGTACGGATGTTAAAGAATATTCATTTAGGGATTTTTTAGGCTGCTCAGCCATTTAATTTTATTCTTTCATATCTGTTGGTTAAATAATTTAAAATAAAACCGGTGATATGGAATATAAATGAATTTCATTATCTCGGTATCGTATCTAACATGATTACATTCAAAGAATTAGGACTTCAAGAAGAAATCCTAACTGCAATTGAGAAAATGGGCTTCGTTAACCCATCTCCAATCCAAGAAAAAGCTATTCCTCAAATCCTTTCATCAGATCAAGATGTTATTGCATTGGCGCAAACAGGTACAGGAAAAACTGCAGCATTCGGGCTTCCGGTTTTAAATCAATTAGACAGCAATTCAAAATCAGTACAAGCAATTATTTTGTGTCCTACTCGTGAATTATGTTTACAAATTGCAAAAGAATTAGAATCTTTTTCTGCTGATATGCGTGGAGTACGTGTACAGGCAGTTTACGGTGGTGCTGACATCGTTAAACAAATTAGAGGATTAAAAGATAATCCACAAATCGTTGTAGGAACACCAGGTCGTACAATGGACTTAATTAAACGTGGTGCATTAAAAATTAATGATATCACATGGACAGTTTTAGATGAGGCAGATGAGATGTTGAACATGGGATTCCGTGACGAAATCGATTCTATCTTAGAAACAACTCCAGAAGAAAAACAAACTTTATTATTCTCAGCTACAATGCCTTCAGAGGTTCGTCGTATCGCTTCAGAATATATGCACAATCCAGTTGAGATTGCTGTGAGTAAAGTAAATACTGCATCAAAAAATATCGAGCACCACGTTTACTTAGTACGTTCTTCTGATCGTTACTTAGCTTTAAAACGTTTGGCCGATTATTACCCAAATATTTATGGTATCGTTTTCTGTAGAACTCGTCGCGAAGCGAAAGATGTAGCAGATAAATTGATGCAAGATGGTTACAATGCAGACGCATTACACGGAGATTTATCACAATCGCAACGTGATCACGTGATGGAGAAATTCCGTAACCAAAACATTCAAATCCTTGTTGCAACAGACGTTGCTGCTCGTGGTATCGACGTAAATGAGTTGACTCACGTAATCAACTTCAATTTACCAGATGATCCTGAAGTTTATGTACACCGTTCAGGACGTACAGGACGTGCGGGTAACAAAGGGATTTCTATCATTATCTCAGGAGGACGTGAAGCGCGTAAAATTAGAGATTTAGAAAAATTAATTGCTTCTAAAATCGAGCCTAAAAACGTACCAACTGGAGCAGAAATCTGTGAAAAACGTTTAATTTCTTTAATCGATAAAATCGAAAACATCGAAGTTGATGAAGAATTAATCGAGCCTTACATGGAAACTGTAAACGAAAAATTGGCAAACTTAGATCGTGACGATTTATTAAAACGTTTCATGACAGTTGAGTTCAATTCTTTCTTAGAATATTACAAAAACACGAAAGATATTTCTTCAGAAGGAGATCGTGGTGATAGAGGAGATCGTTCTTCTAACCGCCGTGGAGGTCGTGATTTCTCTCGTTTCTTTATCAATATTGGTCAAAAACACAACTTACGTGTTCCAAACTTAATTGGTTTAATCAACGAGCAAACTCGTAACCGTAACATCGAAATAGGAAAAATTGAAATTTTACGTAATTTCTCTTTCTTCGAAGTTGATACACAGTTCGAATCATTAGTGTTAGAATCTTTCAAAGATGCACAACGCGATGGTGTAGATTTAGATGTTCAAATCTCTAAACCAGAACCAAGACGTGGTGATGGTGAGCGTCGTGGAGGAGATCGTCGTCGTAATGACAGAGGAGGAGATTCTCGTGGACGTGGTTTCAATAGCCGTCGTGATAATGACCGCGAAAGAAGTGGAGGTTATCGTGGTGGAGATCGTGATCGCGGAGGAGACAGAGGTGGATTCCGTGGCGGAGATCG of Empedobacter falsenii contains these proteins:
- a CDS encoding translocation/assembly module TamB domain-containing protein, with protein sequence MKIVRRIGRFLLSLIILVLTLVLTVAIAIQIPAVQTKIAHFALEKLNKSLNTQMYVDSVDIDFFGTIYFHGVKIKDDHKYDFIKSKTLETTINVWSLIPGIKKDHIDLSEVKLIQPEIRVITYKGDSISNFIKFVNGFSSDKPKDPKKIFKLDGDFILEDGKVSIVNQNSGNIWLDSKQLNMTVKKFRLVDSDITADLENFCFVATKNKETYNVQNFTGKVHYSKKEIRVGNLNLRTDTSVLNGNLLLSYDEPSDMSDFENKVRWDVFFDRGSKINFKEIRYFTPLFDKNSSVDLYGKVNGTLNNLTFSDFELKGEDNYVGASRLQLQDVLHGSLLNFSTRNVKINTSYQKITKLLPTFVSKKIPNMLTRFGNLNYRGDILLNPNEIHANGYAISGLGDADIKAQIKNYKNVKALIYKGTLDAKNLNLRQLTNAKDLGYVSGKFRFDGRGTDLKNINLNLDGTLRYMDLMGKRYQNITVDGLVKNYQFNGLFDIKDPNLNAQLKGKINFSGKPYDFDFTSNIRQINLDFLGVTKNLNAIVRGDVEGNFKLTNINDFRGNIDVKNLYFRSKKDTLELSHVMLNSQINGSHKIMTLDVPNYMRATVDGRYNITEVANVINNSLVDLVPSFRHKKVSPNQAFSFDVYVQENLLQYIDSSISIEPDTHVKGYIDGTKNQLEATLDTPGIKYAGIQLFQSNVNLNTIAELPTLNAKIDSLKVSGVTINAINVNSIPKNDTMIVKTDFNIGRKNPILFNLNLFHTVQNNNDLIFGFSPSTIQIDSTQWTINHLNDANSNRVIFNRINKSLKVEDLSLESEEQYLKVSGLFNNNVDYNFNADFKDLHLEKIIPKTLLNNLKIVGIANGKVDIIRTKEKLEPTLEAKIDKLGLNDFELGNLTLQGGYNVADKQFNFETSLQKEQIQSLVAYGNIINKPTGPEVDVDANFDEFHIDFLEGFLKSVFSNMRGTLSGDLKITGPIDLPNLSGNMIAKDLGLKVNFLGTDYLFEGENELLVSKQGKGQGIIMLNDIAFKDTTFNTKGKVDGAILFRNLSKWGLNLDFDTQNLLVMNTSIKDNELFYGKVFAKGNVSMFGAVEELEIAGDATVVGNSELTINTGSTTIESENNLVRFVPNQHLDEKSKNNEPHAPKGMSIDVNINAYPNAMVNLIFDAATNDKATARGTAENLRFLMNKAGLSITGVYNIESGTYEFRQFPLIPKDFKIKKGSSVQFAGNPLDATLNITAEYQRSVSNVGDYLGVGYSQIYDALLSINISETLKKPIIDFGLTIPNAGSDINSQLQSKFRSNTEEQMLQFSYILLTGKFGDASAVQSGVTSTAADIGLSTIAGMLSSIANNVDIQMEYVGGSAQSETNDKIRTSVSYRVNNRLSLRGSYGIAVTNNRNVQENFDGNFDISYDISKLNNGSLVLKAFTKPTTFGLLPGMENNLNQSFGVGIQYNKSFDTFRGFLGLDEIKKKTKAKKEEQPQERFDSIVLPKQFKSEERRIDSTRQTTKDTVKVTYQKTTQPKVEQKRRGLVKIK
- a CDS encoding Lrp/AsnC family transcriptional regulator, which gives rise to MNYIIDDVDKKILMYLIDNTRMPFTEIAKKMNVSAGTIHVRVKKLEEAGIIKGTTLITDYDKMGYQFVAYVGLLLTKTNKTQKVIDELYKIPNVTVVHVVSGKYNIFCKIRARDTSDAKDVIYKIDQIDDVLRTESMISLEESFNDKNRLMHSIFH
- a CDS encoding NUDIX hydrolase, translated to MTDEEKEKYFQVALCSSLVLFGFDGEDLKILVYKKLNDPFKGALVLPGKYIAPTVSNDQAIHELLIEKIAYDEHQTYIEQLKAFTKVFRNPLGRVVNVAYYALVKLTPQIEEKVKTQGGEWFPYDRVPDLAFDHNEIVKYAKERVKRRVKRRPVGFNLLGDEFTIAQLQSLYEKALNRELDKRNFRKKIFNSNLIIETGNTTDPKQHRKVSKLYRFDEEKYEKLSLKGYDFLF
- a CDS encoding L-serine ammonia-lyase, encoding MDCISVFDMLKIGVGPSSSHTLGPWRAAEAFLKELEAASIFNKITKVRVDLYGSLSLTGKGHATDYAVMLGLSGADPEYIPVDDISNIINTINTNKQLNFGNKFLIDFNPETDIVFNREFLSFHANGMMFTAFYENEEFSSTFYSIGGGFITKEDDSATNTDVTCAFPYLFNTSTELLEFCSKENKSISEIMFENEKTIRTEDEIHHELMRVWNTMLECMYIGCHTEGILPGGLNVKRRAYDMHKNLVGTTPYSNPQEWIASIRKTKVYFRQILKWVSCFALAVNEVNASLGRVVTAPTNGSAGVIPAVLMYYLVIENHKAGQKEIEQFLTTAGVIGSIFKKGATISAAMGGCQAEIGVSSAMAAAALCELMGGTPAQVTMAAEIAMEHHLGLTCDPIGGLVQIPCIERNTMGAIKAINAAELALDTDPLTAKVPLDKVVNTMWETAKDMNNKYKETSEGGLAVAVNIADC